The following DNA comes from Spirulina major PCC 6313.
ACCTCTCCCTGATCATTAGCGGCTACGGCCTCCGCCAAGCCATCCACGGCGTTGATCAACTGGCCACCTGGAATGATCCCACTTCCCCCCTCGCCGACAGCACCCGCGTCTACAGCTATCTGGGCAACCCGAATTTACTTTCGAGCTACATCATTCCTGCGATCGCCTTTAGCCTCGCCGCCTGCTTCATCTGGCGCGGCACAGTCCCCAAATTCCTCGCCCTCACCACCCTGATCGTCAACACCGCCTGTCTTTACCACACCGGCAGTCGTGGCGGCTGGATTGCCCTCATCCTCACCGCCGTCGTCTTCTTCCTCCTGCTGCGCTATTGGTTCGCCGACTTACTACCGCGCTTCTGGCGTAAATGGCTGATTCCCATGGTTTTCGGAACCTTTGCAGCCGCGTTAATGGCGGCGATTCTAACCGTCGAAGCCGTGCGCCTACGAGTGGCAAGCATCTTCGCCGGGCGGGGCGACAGCAGCAACAACTACCGGATCAACGTCTGGGAATCAGTGTTCAACATGATCGGCGACTATCCCCTTGTCGGCATTGGCCCCGGCAATGGCGTGTTTAAAAAGGTCTATCCCCTCTATGCCCGCGCTGGGTTTGAAAATGCCCTCGGAGCCTATTCCATCTTTTTAGAGCACATTCTAGAAATCGGCTGGTTCGGTTTCGCCAGCTTCCTGTTATTACTGATCGTCACTGTGGGCGAAGGCTTGCGCCACCTCAAAGCCCTCCGCGCCGCCCAAAACCTCCAAGCCTTTTGGCTGATGGCCGCCCTGGCCAGTGGGGTGGGTCTGCTCACCCAAGGGATGTTTGATACGGTGTGGTATCGCCCCGCGATTAATACGCTCTGGTGGTTAATGGTGGCGATCGTGGCGAGTTTTGCCCCTGCCAAAGATGCGATCGCACCTCAACCTGTCCAAGAGTAATCTCGTTTGGGGGGGCGATCGCAACTAGGTCAGGAGGTGAACCATGGGTGAGTTGAAAAAGTGGGAGATTGTGCGATCGCGCCTCGTATTTGATAATCCCTGGTGTCGCGTCCGGCGAGATGTAGTACGGCTCCCCGATGGCACAGAGATTGATGATTTTTTCGTGAATGTGCGCCCAGATATTGCCCTGGTGGTTCCCATTACCCCCGATGATCAGGTGATCTGTGTGCGGCAATATCGCCACGGCGTGCAGCAAATCCTGCTCGAACTGCCCGCCGGAGGCTTCGATCCGAGCCAAGAAGATAGCCAGATTGCCGCCAGGCGTGAACTCGAAGAAGAAACTGGCTACATCGCCCCCGATTGGCACAAACTCGCCACCTTCTACGACAATCCCGTCAAAGACACCAACGCCGTCCACCTCTTCCTCGCCCAAAACGCCCAACCCACCGGAACCCAAGCCCTCGACCCCACCGAAACCCTCTCGGTGGAATTAATTCCCCTGCACGAGATTGAACAGCATATTCGCGATGGGGAAATCTGCGTAGCGGGGACGGTAGCGGCGTTGTTTCTGGCATTGCGGTATTTATAGAATTGATGTGGTATGGCAATCCTAGTTGATCTGAAAACGCCTAGACCCGGAGAACAAGGGGCGCAGATCCCTTTGTCTGTTCACAAGTGTTGACCAGCCTCCACTCAATTTGCTCCATAAGCTGTCCCAGTCTTCGCGAATCACCGGGAGCCGCCAGACGGCCACAAGTCCAACCCAGCCAGGCGGGAGTTTGGCCGTCAACCCGCGCTCGAAATCGGAGTGACACATCCGTCAACTCACATTTGCGCCCCAACTTCTGGCCGTTCCAGTAGAAACGGAGTCTGTGACGAGCATGAGTCCCCATCTGAATCCAAGTCAGATGAACTTGATACACACCGGGCGGTAAGGCAAGATGAATGAGAGCTTGGGGTTCACTCCAGCGACAGGAGTGCCCTTGCCAAGATTCAGGTAAGTGAAAACTACAGATTTCAAGATTGGCAGGGGGGCGATCGCCAAAACAATAACGTCCAGAAGGAGGCAGCAAATTGTTCACTGCTGTGGCCGGTCGATCGGAGTGCAGGAGTCTAGCCGCAGCAGCATCAATCAATGCACGACAGTACATTCGCATGGCTTCAACACGCCGCGACGGACGCAAAAAAAGCGTCAGACGGAGCCAGTTTTTGGATTGCCAAACTTGAAAACGAGTCTGTAAAACGGCAGCTCGGTGACCCAGCAAAGCAATGATCCAGTGCTGTAAACAAGCCCAAACTGGAAAATACCAGATGGGAGTTTTCAACACCAAGAACAGTAGCAGCCAAGCATTCACCCGGAGATAATTGCTCCGCTCACTCCAGTAGGGAATGTAAGGAAAGAAGTCGGCAGCGGGATCAGTTGCCTGTTCCGTTAGAAAACGGGCATGACCTTGGATAAAGTCGGTTGTAAACTCCTCTAGCTCGGCGAAGTCCCCAATGTAGTAATGGTGTACGCAGATTTCTGGTGCATAACCTACAGTCAAACCCTTTTGATAGAACCGAGCTGCCAAGAGCCATTCGGCAAAATGTCCTAAATTTGCCTGAAAGCCACCCGATTCCTGCCAAGCGGTTTTGCGTACCACAAAGCATTGGTCAAGAATCTTGCGCCAGGGGTGTTCGAGCATCGCGTATTCAATGTCCGCCTCATACATATCCGCTTCCGCTTCGGACAGACGGTTATGGGTTTTTCGGATGGAGCGGGCACTAAATCCAGCCCAGTCGGGGTTGGCTGCTAAAGCTTGTTTGGCCAATTCCAGCACATTTGGCTCCGGCCAACAGTGGGATTCGGTAAAGAACAAAATATCTCCCGTAGCGATGGCCGCACCTTTGACACAAAGCCCCATGTCGTGATTGTCATTGGCGAGAAGGAGCTGATCCTGCTCTCGCAGAAGTCCCTGAATACGATCGAGGATCGATGGGCTGAGGTGTTCAGGCGCGACGACAATAAGCTCGAACTGGTTGGCAGGAAACGTTTGTTCTCCTGTCCAAGCCTGAAGGCAGCGTTCACTCTGGCCACGATGGAATTCGAGAGGGATAACAATCGAGAAGTCCATTACAGAAAGTTGTTACCAAAATTCATGGGTCTAAAGCCCCGTCCTGGAAGGACGGCTTTTTATGGTTTAGGATTAGCGTAGCGGATAGGGTAATCAACCGCTTTAAAAACCCGATGCTACCTAACCCGTAGCGACTGAACCTTGGCAATTGAATCTATGGGGTTCTACTTCATTGTTCTAGGCTTCCCTGCCAGTAGGTAAAAGATTCACAGGGACTAGACGAATCAGTTTTTGGCAAATATTGCTGCCAATCCAAACAAACTTTGGAGCAATCCAACTACGGTGGGGCACACCGAAAGTAACGCTTGGGGAGAGAACCACCTCTATGTAGGACTTCGCAAGGAATCCTAGGTAAGTGGACTCGGTGAGCCAAGAATCCCCGTGCCTTTAGGCCGGGGAGTGTCAACAGTGTTCATTGAGGAGATTGTGTTAGATAATCCAAATAATTGGATCATGCTAATCGCCTCATGACGACAAGCTCTCTAACTTCTGCTGATATTACCGCTTTTCGGCAACAAGGATTTCTAGGACCTTTCCGAGCGTTTGCGCCTGAGGATATGTCTGAAATCCGCAAGACTCTAACGGAAAAGGTGCTGCCTGTGCCGAGTGCTTACTCTCCCTATCCAACCCACTGCCGCCATCTGGACAGTGAAACGGTTTACCGTGTTTGTTCGGCTCCAAACATCCAAGCGAAGGTGCGATCGCTCTTTGGCTCCAACTTGATTCTTTGGTCTTCAGCAATTTTTGATAAGGCTCCTACCCAAGGGCACAGAGTGGATGTTTATCCCTGGCACCAGGATTTGTATAACTGGAATCTGGAACCGATGTTGAGCATGACAGCTTGGGTGGCAATCACGGCTGCTACTGCGAAAAATGGTTGCGTTGAAGTTATCCCTGGCTCACACCGCAAAATTATCCCACCTGTGAGAAATACCAATCCGAATAATAGTAGCCGTTTTAATGGGATGTCTGCCGATTCAGCCGAATTTGATGCCAGCGCAGCAGTACCTCTAGAGTTAGAACCGGGTGAATTCGTCCTATTCAATGAGAGAACTGTGCATGGTTCCCATCCCAATCGGAGTCGAAATCGTCGAATTGGTATTGGTGTCCGTATTACCATACCCTTGGTTAAAACCGATGATGCGTTTCCCTGTATTCCTCTCTGTGGGCAGGATGAGATGGGATTTAATGCGTATCAGGAACCGCCGCAGGGAGAACCGAGCGATCGCTGGGAGCAGACTCTTCAACTTGGCGATGCCTTTGAATTTGACCGTCCTGCCCCTGGACTGGGTTGGCATCTCCCCGAACGGGACGGAAAACAACATTTTGCTTGGACAGCGCAAGAAGACTGCTGGCTTGATTTACTGCCGGCCACAGGTGGCAAACGCAAGCTGCGCTGTGAAGCTCTGCATATGATCCGAGCAGAATGCTGGCAAAAGTTGGAGATTCAAGTCAACGAGAAACGGCTCCGGCTGCGTCAGTGCCAAGACGGCAGACTCTTCGTTGCTGAGGGTATCGTTCCGGCTGTAGAAGCAGGCAAACGACTGCGAGTAACACTACGGGTGAAGCATCCAACCCGTCCTTGTGATCTCAATCCAGAGAGTTCGGATAATCGCTTACTGGGTTTAGGCATCAGCCGAATTATCCTCATAGATGGAGAATAGCAACGCAACAATGCAGTTCGCTCAATCTCCATCATCAAGGTCAATTAAGATTACCAATCATTAATATCATGTTTCAACCTTGTTAAAATGATT
Coding sequences within:
- a CDS encoding IctB family putative bicarbonate transporter, whose translation is MRIPGWQQVTLQTVPLSRWQAGSWLSRGVGLLGMWRTSSWLLRWAEPLGVLLIAIALGFAPFFDTTLIGVLLIACGAYWALLTLAETERLGMTPIHLAIGLYWGLMIVATAFSPEKKVALAGLIKFSLFLLFFLLAARVLRSPRWRNWLLTGYLNLSLIISGYGLRQAIHGVDQLATWNDPTSPLADSTRVYSYLGNPNLLSSYIIPAIAFSLAACFIWRGTVPKFLALTTLIVNTACLYHTGSRGGWIALILTAVVFFLLLRYWFADLLPRFWRKWLIPMVFGTFAAALMAAILTVEAVRLRVASIFAGRGDSSNNYRINVWESVFNMIGDYPLVGIGPGNGVFKKVYPLYARAGFENALGAYSIFLEHILEIGWFGFASFLLLLIVTVGEGLRHLKALRAAQNLQAFWLMAALASGVGLLTQGMFDTVWYRPAINTLWWLMVAIVASFAPAKDAIAPQPVQE
- a CDS encoding phytanoyl-CoA dioxygenase family protein yields the protein MTTSSLTSADITAFRQQGFLGPFRAFAPEDMSEIRKTLTEKVLPVPSAYSPYPTHCRHLDSETVYRVCSAPNIQAKVRSLFGSNLILWSSAIFDKAPTQGHRVDVYPWHQDLYNWNLEPMLSMTAWVAITAATAKNGCVEVIPGSHRKIIPPVRNTNPNNSSRFNGMSADSAEFDASAAVPLELEPGEFVLFNERTVHGSHPNRSRNRRIGIGVRITIPLVKTDDAFPCIPLCGQDEMGFNAYQEPPQGEPSDRWEQTLQLGDAFEFDRPAPGLGWHLPERDGKQHFAWTAQEDCWLDLLPATGGKRKLRCEALHMIRAECWQKLEIQVNEKRLRLRQCQDGRLFVAEGIVPAVEAGKRLRVTLRVKHPTRPCDLNPESSDNRLLGLGISRIILIDGE
- a CDS encoding NUDIX hydrolase, whose protein sequence is MGELKKWEIVRSRLVFDNPWCRVRRDVVRLPDGTEIDDFFVNVRPDIALVVPITPDDQVICVRQYRHGVQQILLELPAGGFDPSQEDSQIAARRELEEETGYIAPDWHKLATFYDNPVKDTNAVHLFLAQNAQPTGTQALDPTETLSVELIPLHEIEQHIRDGEICVAGTVAALFLALRYL